GAACGCCCCGAGAAACATCAGCCATGAGTCGGAGAAGCGAAGCACGAACGCGAGCCCCATCCCGACTCCCGAGATCGGCCAGCGGTTCTTCGTCGTGATCTTCAGCACCTCGAAGAGAATCCCGAGCGTCGCGCCGATCACGACGGCGACGAGCGCGGTGACGTGCAGGATGCTGAAACCTCGCGTGAGCACCTCCGCGACCGCTTTCCAGATCATCGCCGCGATCATCGGGAGGCGGTCCGTGCCGAACACCTCGATGTTCCCGCGGAAGAGTGCGTAGTAGAAGATCGGCGTGCAGGCGAAGCCTCCCGCGATGATCCCGAGCACGTGGCCCATCGCCTGAAGACGCGGTTTTCCGCCGAGCATGTAGCCCGGCTTGATGTTCATGAGGAGGTTCGACGCATGCCCCGCGACCTCGCCGGTGATCCCGGCGGTGATGAGGTTCGTCGGCGCGTTCCCCGGCGCGAGGCCCGCGTACGTGAGCTGCGTGAGCTTGCCGAGCGCGCCCGTCGGCGTGATCGCAGTGAGGCCGGTCGCGTTGGCCGCGATCAGCGTGAACACGAACACGAGCGGGATCGCGACGACCCCGAGCCACCAGGAGATTTGGAAGAACGCGAGCCCCATCAGAACGATCACCGCCCCGATGACGGGAATCCCGATCGCGAAGACCTTCATAGGGAGCTCGATGTTTCGGAGAAGATCGGCCTCCGCCTCGGCGCTCTTCTTTCGCCCGATGTTCTTGAACGCGGCGAGGAGCATCTGGGGCTTCGAGAAGAAAGAGAAAAGCGAGGCGGTCGTCATCATCGCCACGCCTCCCCAGAGAGACCACATCGTGATCCCGCGGAACCCGGTCTCCGTGATGATCCCCTTCTGGACGAGGATCGGGGCGAGGATGAAGTAGTTCAGCACCGCCCCGATGATGAGCGAAACGCCGGTGCGGATCCCCATCAGCCCGCCCGCGCCGATCATGACGATCTCTGTGTCCCAG
This window of the Candidatus Eisenbacteria bacterium genome carries:
- a CDS encoding OPT/YSL family transporter, which produces MAIKQLTEEQVRTWTLKQKDEWWHREVYKGDVPQFTLRAVITGMLLGGVLSLTNLYVGVRTGWTLGVGITAVILAFALHRAISRISGQKEFHVLENNIMQSIATAAGYMTAPLIASLPAYMMVTGRVIPMWHSLTWMIVLAILGVLFAFPLKRRFINDEQFPFPEGRAAGVVMDTLHSHKETTDGISQEKLLLAFAGISGAINFIRDGGLWIALGARRFGEWVNNYWQHWDDFVYSFTTPKLLGTPLRDLTIRWDTEIVMIGAGGLMGIRTGVSLIIGAVLNYFILAPILVQKGIITETGFRGITMWSLWGGVAMMTTASLFSFFSKPQMLLAAFKNIGRKKSAEAEADLLRNIELPMKVFAIGIPVIGAVIVLMGLAFFQISWWLGVVAIPLVFVFTLIAANATGLTAITPTGALGKLTQLTYAGLAPGNAPTNLITAGITGEVAGHASNLLMNIKPGYMLGGKPRLQAMGHVLGIIAGGFACTPIFYYALFRGNIEVFGTDRLPMIAAMIWKAVAEVLTRGFSILHVTALVAVVIGATLGILFEVLKITTKNRWPISGVGMGLAFVLRFSDSWLMFLGAFIFWLLARRFTNPKSWMNVNIVANQETICAGVIAGGALIGIVIMVLTVALRG